A single window of Cottoperca gobio chromosome 9, fCotGob3.1, whole genome shotgun sequence DNA harbors:
- the LOC115013485 gene encoding discoidin domain-containing receptor 2-like, which translates to FSSVQVHSNNMFPRGVKIFSSVSCWFKPRLIADWEAEPVAFKTVLDDRNPSARYVTVPLNRRTAKSLRCRFYFADVWMMFSEIFFQSEDTVLPTLMPLGSTSPAVKKDSTMSTTPMTANPSASEPPDDGNTPILIGCLVTIILLLVVIIFLILWCQYVCKVLEKAPRRILDEEVTVRLSSCSDTIILQTPPVPPRSGHATANTDPHYERVFLLDPQYQNPAVLRNKLPELSQSAEASACGGGYAEPDVTQCTPHQCFHSNAPHYAETDIVRLQGVTGSNMYAVPALTVDSLTRKDISAAEFPRQQLIFREKLGEGQFGEVHLCEAEGLPEFLGEGSPLPDRDGRSVLVAVKQLRADATSQARNDFLKEIKIMSRLNDPNIIRLLCVCVSSDPLCMVTEYMENGDLNMFLSQREIESTLTHANNIPSVSLSDLLHMSVQISSGMKYLASLNFVHRDLATRNCLLDRRLTIKIADFGMSRNLYSSDYYRIQGRAVLPIRWMAWESILLGKFTTASDVWAFGVTLWEIFTLCKEQPYSLLSDEQVIENTGEFFRNQGRQIFLYGPPLCPPSLFELMMCCWSRDIPDRPTFEGLYEALRPHVNQ; encoded by the exons ttctcctcCGTCCAGGTTCACAGTAACAACATGTTCCCCCGTGGTGTAAAGATCTTCTCCTCCGTTTCCTGCTGGTTTAAGCCCCGCCTCATCGCCGACTGGGAGGCGGAGCCTGTGGCGTTCAAGACGGTGCTGGACGACAGGAACCCGAGCGCCCGCTACGTCACTGTGCCACTGAACCGCCGCACCGCCAAATCCCTCCGCTGCCGCTTTTACTTTGCCGATGTCTGGATGATGTTCAGCGAAATCTTCTTTCAGTcgg AGGACACCGTACTCCCGACCCTGATGCCCCTGGGGTCGACCTCCCCTGCAGTCAAGAAGGACAGCACCATGTCAACCACTCCTATGACAG CCAATCCATCAGCCAGTGAGCCACCAGATGATGGTAACACGCCCATCCTGATTGGCTGCCTTGTCACCATCATCCTGCTGTTGGTCgtcatcatcttcctcatcctctGGTGCCAGTACGTCTGCAAGGTGCTGGAGAAA gCTCCTCGTCGGATCTTGGACGAAGAGGTGACAGTTCGGCTGTCGTCCTGCAGTGACACCATCATCCTCCAGACCCCTCCTGTGCCCCCCCGCTCTGGCCAC gCAACCGCCAACACTGACCCTCACTACGAGAGAGTTTTCCTGTTGGACCCGCAGTACCAGAACCCGGCGGTGCTAAGAAACAAGCTGCCAGAGCTGTCACAGAGTGCAGAGGCCTCAG cGTGTGGAGGAGGATACGCCGAGCCTGACGTCACCCAGTGCACGCCGCACCAGTGTTTCCATAGCAACGCACCGCACTACGCTGAGACGGACATCGTGCGGCTGCAGGGCGTCACCGGCAGCAACATGTACGCCGTCCCCGCCCTCACCGTGGACTCGCTCACCAGGAAGGACATCTCTGCCGCCGAGTTCCCACGGCAACAGCTGATCTTCAGGGAGAAGCTGGGGGAGGGGCAGTTTGGAGAG GTCCACCTGTGTGAGGCAGAGGGACTCCCAGAGTTCCTTGGGGAGGGGTCTCCTCTCCCTGACAGAGATGGTCGTTCTGTACTGGTGGCTGTTAAACAGCTGAGGGCCGACGCCACCAGCCAAGCAAG GAACGACTTCCTGAAGGAAATAAAGATCATGTCTCGTCTGAACGACCCCAACATCATccggctgctgtgtgtgtgtgtgtcgtccgACCCACTGTGCATGGTGACCGAATACATGGAGAATGGAGACCTCAACATGTTCCTGTCGCAGCGGGAGATCGAGAGCACGCTGACACACGCCAACAACATCCCTTCAGTCAG tcTGTCCGACCTGCTGCACATGTCGGTGCAGATCTCGTCGGGGATGAAGTATCTGGCGTCTCTGAACTTTGTGCACCGCGACCTGGCCACCAGGAACTGCCTGCTGGACCGCCGCCTCACCATCAAGATCGCCGACTTCGGGATGAGCCGTAACCTGTACAGCAGCGACTACTACCGCATCCAGGGCCGGGCAGTGCTGCCCATACGATGGATGGCCTGGGAGAGCATCCTGCTG GGTAAGTTCACCACGGCCAGTGACGTGTGGGCGTTTGGCGTCACCCTTTGGGAGATCTTCACTCTGTGTAAGGAGCAGCCTTACAGCCTGCTGTCCGACGAACAGGTCATAGAGAACACTGGCGAGTTCTTCAGGAACCAGGGCAGACAG ATCTTCCTCTACGGCCCTCCACTCTGCCCACCTTCGCTCTTTGAGCTGATGATGTGTTGTTGGAGTCGCGACATACCGGACCGACCCACCTTCGAGGGACTTTACGAAGCCCTGAGGCCTCATGTCAACCAGTGA